The following coding sequences are from one Kosakonia sp. H02 window:
- the mglC gene encoding galactose/methyl galactoside ABC transporter permease MglC gives MSALNKKTFLTYLKDGGIYVVLLVLLAIIIFQDPTFLSLLNLSNILTQSSVRIIIALGVAGLIVTQGTDLSAGRQVGLAAVVAATLLQSMENVNKVFPDMATMPIPVVVLIVCVIGAIIGLVNGIIIAYLNVTPFITTLGTMIIVYGINSLYYDFVGASPISGFDSGFSTFTQGFIAMGSFRLSYITFYALIAVGFVWVLWNKTRFGKNIFAIGGNPEAAKVSGVNVALNLLMIYALSGVFYAFGGMLEAGRIGSATNNLGFMYELDAIAACVVGGVSFSGGVGTVVGVVTGVIIFTVINYGLTYIGINPYWQYIIKGGIIIFAVALDSLKYARKK, from the coding sequence ATGAGTGCGTTAAATAAAAAAACTTTTCTCACTTATCTGAAAGACGGCGGGATTTACGTTGTTCTTTTAGTGTTACTGGCCATTATTATTTTTCAGGATCCCACGTTCTTAAGTTTGCTGAACTTAAGTAATATTCTGACCCAATCTTCCGTGCGCATTATTATCGCGCTCGGCGTCGCGGGGTTGATTGTGACCCAGGGGACGGATCTTTCTGCCGGGCGTCAGGTCGGTCTGGCGGCGGTGGTTGCCGCTACGCTGTTGCAGTCAATGGAAAACGTCAACAAAGTCTTCCCGGACATGGCCACCATGCCGATTCCGGTGGTGGTGCTGATTGTCTGCGTCATCGGCGCGATTATCGGCCTGGTCAACGGTATCATCATTGCTTACCTGAATGTGACGCCGTTTATCACCACGCTGGGTACGATGATTATCGTTTACGGTATCAACTCCCTCTATTACGACTTTGTGGGTGCGTCGCCGATCTCCGGCTTCGACAGCGGCTTCTCGACCTTTACGCAAGGCTTTATTGCGATGGGCAGTTTCCGCCTCTCCTATATCACCTTCTACGCGTTGATTGCCGTCGGCTTTGTCTGGGTGCTGTGGAATAAAACCCGCTTCGGTAAAAACATTTTCGCTATCGGCGGTAACCCGGAAGCAGCAAAAGTTTCTGGTGTGAACGTTGCCCTGAACCTGCTGATGATTTATGCGCTCTCCGGTGTGTTCTACGCCTTCGGCGGAATGCTGGAAGCGGGCCGCATCGGTTCAGCGACCAATAACCTTGGCTTTATGTATGAACTGGATGCTATCGCCGCGTGTGTGGTGGGCGGCGTCTCTTTCAGCGGCGGGGTAGGCACCGTGGTGGGCGTGGTGACCGGTGTGATTATCTTCACCGTTATCAACTACGGCCTGACCTATATCGGTATCAACCCGTACTGGCAGTACATCATCAAGGGCGGCATTATTATCTTCGCCGTGGCACTGGACTCCCTGAAGTACGCGCGTAAAAAATAA
- the mglA gene encoding galactose/methyl galactoside ABC transporter ATP-binding protein MglA, which yields MVSNNTQSSGEFLLEMSNINKSFPGVKALDNVNLKVRPHSIHALMGENGAGKSTLLKCLFGIYQKDSGSILFQGKEIDFHSAKEALENGISMVHQELNLVLQRSVMDNMWLGRYPTKGMFVDQDKMFRDTKDIFDELDIDIDPRARVGTLSVSQMQMIEIAKAFSYNAKIVIMDEPTSSLTEKEVNHLFKIIRKLKERGCGIVYISHKMEEIFQLCDEITILRDGQWIATQPLEGLDMDKIIAMMVGRSLNQRFPDKHNTPGETILEVRNLTSLRQPSIRDVSFDLRKGEILGIAGLVGAKRTDIVETLFGIREKSAGTIKLHGKQINNHNANEAINNGFALVTEERRSTGIYAYLDIGFNSLISNIQNYKNKVGLLDNSRMKSDTQWVIDSMRVKTPGHRTQIGSLSGGNQQKVVIGRWLLTQPEILMLDEPTRGIDVGAKFEIYQLIAELAKKNKGIIIISSEMPELLGITDRILVMSNGLVSGIVDTKTTTQNEILRLASLHL from the coding sequence ATGGTCAGCAATAATACTCAGTCGTCAGGTGAATTCTTGTTGGAAATGAGCAATATCAACAAGTCATTTCCCGGCGTAAAGGCACTTGATAATGTCAATTTAAAAGTCCGTCCTCACTCCATTCATGCATTAATGGGGGAAAACGGTGCGGGTAAATCAACATTATTAAAATGTCTTTTTGGGATCTATCAAAAAGATTCCGGCAGCATCCTTTTTCAGGGCAAAGAGATCGATTTCCACTCAGCTAAAGAGGCGCTGGAAAACGGTATTTCCATGGTTCACCAGGAATTAAACCTGGTACTGCAACGATCCGTTATGGATAATATGTGGCTGGGGCGTTACCCCACCAAAGGCATGTTTGTTGATCAGGATAAAATGTTCCGCGACACCAAAGATATCTTTGATGAGCTGGATATTGATATCGATCCACGCGCGCGCGTAGGCACATTATCCGTGTCGCAAATGCAGATGATTGAAATAGCGAAAGCGTTCTCCTATAACGCTAAGATCGTTATTATGGATGAGCCTACTTCTTCGCTGACCGAAAAAGAGGTTAATCATCTGTTTAAAATTATCCGCAAGCTGAAAGAGCGCGGCTGCGGTATTGTTTATATCTCCCACAAAATGGAAGAAATATTCCAGCTGTGTGATGAAATCACTATTCTGCGCGACGGTCAGTGGATTGCCACCCAGCCGCTCGAAGGGCTGGATATGGATAAGATCATCGCCATGATGGTGGGCCGCTCGTTGAACCAACGCTTCCCGGACAAGCACAACACGCCGGGGGAAACCATTCTCGAAGTGCGTAATCTCACCTCGTTGCGCCAGCCGTCGATTCGCGACGTCAGCTTTGATTTACGCAAAGGCGAAATTCTCGGGATTGCCGGCCTGGTCGGCGCAAAACGTACCGATATCGTCGAAACCTTATTTGGCATTCGTGAGAAATCAGCCGGTACCATTAAATTACATGGCAAGCAGATTAATAATCACAATGCTAATGAAGCCATTAATAATGGCTTTGCGCTAGTGACTGAAGAGCGCCGTTCTACCGGTATCTATGCTTATTTAGATATTGGATTTAACTCATTGATTTCCAATATTCAAAATTACAAAAATAAAGTCGGTTTGCTGGATAACAGCCGCATGAAAAGCGATACCCAATGGGTTATTGATTCGATGCGGGTAAAAACACCAGGGCACCGCACACAAATTGGTTCATTATCGGGTGGTAACCAGCAGAAAGTGGTTATTGGCCGCTGGCTGTTAACTCAGCCGGAAATTCTGATGCTTGATGAACCGACTCGCGGTATTGACGTTGGTGCGAAGTTTGAAATTTATCAACTGATTGCCGAGCTGGCGAAGAAGAATAAGGGGATTATTATTATCTCTTCTGAAATGCCTGAGTTGTTAGGCATCACTGACCGTATTCTGGTAATGAGCAATGGCCTTGTTTCCGGAATTGTTGATACTAAAACGACCACGCAAAACGAAATTCTCCGTCTTGCGTCTTTGCACCTTTAA